Within the Candidatus Zixiibacteriota bacterium genome, the region TTGGCATGCAATCTTCCAGAACCATTGTGGCCATCAACCGCGACAAAGATGCCCCAATCTTCAATATCGCCAGTTATGGAATTGTCGGCGACCTTTTTGAAATAGTCCCGGCTTTGACCAAAAAGTTCCAATCGGTAAAGTAGTCTATTCAGATTTCTTTACCGACAGGCTTTGAACGGCGTTTGGGTCGATATCCCGACGCCGTTTCCTGTTCCGCCAATCCTGTCAGAGAAAGAGTGAGGGTTCCCCTATCTCCTGCGCATTAACTGCTAAGTCTGGAAAACCCTTGCTTTTTTTCGTCCAATTCTCCTTGACTTGTGTATATTTATATATATCTTAATGCCTTACGGAGGAATAATATAGCGCTTCGATAACGATTAAGTGAACCTGAATTCGGATTTTAGTGAAGCATAATGACCTTGAGCCGTACCTATAATCAGGCTTGCGGCTATTTTTTTTGCTTGAAAGCAATCCTTAGGAGCAAAGAGTGAAGAAATTTATCTTTCTGCTTGTAATTTCTCTGATTCCTGTATCCGTCTATCCCGCCATCATGGGATTTATGAAAAGCCTCGATGAACCGGCTCAGGGTTTCTCTGACAACTGGGTCGGCGATATCGCTTCGCATAAAGGAGCTATCTGGCTGCGCACCGGAAAAGGGATGAGTTTTACTTTTGATGGCGGTATCAACTGGCAGCACTATGATAACAGCAACGGTCTTCTCTCCAATGACCCTTCGGCATTTTGGTCGGATGATGCCAACGGCCGTCTCTGGGTCGCCATCAATCATTGGATTGGCCCCGAAAACGAGCCGGTGCCATACTCCGATGGTCTTGTCTATACTGATGATGAGGGCATGACCTGGAATCTAATGCAATCAATTGTGCGGCAAATCGATACCATCCCGCTAACCGGACCAAACTACACTATTTACGACATCACCGGATATGATTCTCTCATCTTCTGCGCTTCCTGGGCCGGTGGGCTGTTTGGCAGCTTTGATGGTGGTCAGACCTGGCGCAATATCTATTACTCCCGCCAGGATTCCCTCCTGGGATTCAACAGCCTCAGCAATCTCTATTTTTCAGCCGTCCTCGATACTTTTCATACCGACTCTATCGTGCTTTGGGCCGGCACGGCCGATGGTCTGATGCGCTATGTCTGGGCGCCGGCTTACGCCAAGCCCTCTTCCAATAAGATATCTGATATCACTCACAATGGCGGTTTTACTTATATCTCCGGCGATTCCGGGCTCACTTTGATTCAGTTTGACACAAGTCGAACCTATAGCGAAATTGTCAATTCCGCTTTCAGGTCCGATGGTCTTCCCGGGTTGGCGGTTACCACCGCCTACAGTTTTGGGGGACGGCTTTTTGCCGGTACTGCCGACACGTTGAACGGTTCCGGAACCGGGCTGGCGATTTCCGACAACAACGGAGTATCGTTTCATACAAACTACACCGGACTTCAGAATCTCACAGGACTCAAGAAATATCCGAAAGAGTTTGCGGCGGTCGGCGCTCATCTGTTTATGGCCGGCTGGGAAGGAGGGCTCTATTTTTCCCCCGATACCGGCGACACCTGGCAGCGGGCATATGCCGATACTCTCGATACCACCCTGGCAAGCGGACGAAATATCATCCATTCTCTTGCCGCCGATTCTATGAATCTCTGGGTGGGGACCGATTCCGGTCTCGTCCTTCTGTATCTCAATTCTGCCGCCGGTATCGATTCGACCCGGTACTTTGTTTTTCCGGAAAATGACTCCAGCGGCGCCCGTTCCTACCGAGTGCGTGTGCAGAAATTTTCCGATGGCAGTGGCGGATTTGACTCCACCGCTATCTGGGTCATCAATCATCCCCGCGACACCGCCGTCGGCGAATACTCCGTTTATCGTTCCCATGATTATGGTCTGACCTGGGCGATTACCAGCCGCGTAAATCTGGTGGGGCTGAAATACAATGATATCGCTTTTTCTGATTCTGTCGTTTACCTTGCCGGGAAAGAATGGTTCAATTCTTCGCCCAATGGCGTTACCTGGTTCCCGGTACAGGCGCTTCAGATTCGCGACAGCCTGAATGTGACCATAAATTTCGGAGGACAGGAGCTGAAAACGATTGAAGTGGTGAATGACACTCTGTACATTGGCTGCAATCTCGGAGTGGCGATTTCTCCTTCCGGCTCGAATAACTGGCATATCATAACTGCCAATACCAATCCCTTGAAATTTGACAAAGTCAACAAATATACTTCGGCGCACGGTTTGACCGGCAATTTCATAACCGCTCTCGGAATACAGAGTGTATCCCCTGGAAATAATTCTCTCTGGGTCACCTGTCAAAAGCGCCCTAATACTCTTGAGGAGTTTGGCATTGTCTCCGCTCCTCTTGATGGTCAAAGCTGGACTCCCCGTCATACCGGGACTATCGCCTGGAATTATGCTTTC harbors:
- a CDS encoding FlgD immunoglobulin-like domain containing protein translates to MKKFIFLLVISLIPVSVYPAIMGFMKSLDEPAQGFSDNWVGDIASHKGAIWLRTGKGMSFTFDGGINWQHYDNSNGLLSNDPSAFWSDDANGRLWVAINHWIGPENEPVPYSDGLVYTDDEGMTWNLMQSIVRQIDTIPLTGPNYTIYDITGYDSLIFCASWAGGLFGSFDGGQTWRNIYYSRQDSLLGFNSLSNLYFSAVLDTFHTDSIVLWAGTADGLMRYVWAPAYAKPSSNKISDITHNGGFTYISGDSGLTLIQFDTSRTYSEIVNSAFRSDGLPGLAVTTAYSFGGRLFAGTADTLNGSGTGLAISDNNGVSFHTNYTGLQNLTGLKKYPKEFAAVGAHLFMAGWEGGLYFSPDTGDTWQRAYADTLDTTLASGRNIIHSLAADSMNLWVGTDSGLVLLYLNSAAGIDSTRYFVFPENDSSGARSYRVRVQKFSDGSGGFDSTAIWVINHPRDTAVGEYSVYRSHDYGLTWAITSRVNLVGLKYNDIAFSDSVVYLAGKEWFNSSPNGVTWFPVQALQIRDSLNVTINFGGQELKTIEVVNDTLYIGCNLGVAISPSGSNNWHIITANTNPLKFDKVNKYTSAHGLTGNFITALGIQSVSPGNNSLWVTCQKRPNTLEEFGIVSAPLDGQSWTPRHTGTIAWNYAFSGSNVVAATDSGLFFSANSGVNWQNIAITGILANSEKPVPYTISQYSPAYAAFIDGDTLWVGTGDGAAKIAVDDIGLPDWNIFRVYDPSSNVYAYPVPFSPYGEGTLKFHYPVPSDARATLKIYDFAMNLVKTVIEGEMKPGGPNVVSSTDQWNGYNGKGEVVAAGFYYFKVELSTGQVYWGKLAIIP